A single genomic interval of Daucus carota subsp. sativus chromosome 1, DH1 v3.0, whole genome shotgun sequence harbors:
- the LOC108204785 gene encoding clathrin interactor EPSIN 1, translating into MDFMKVFDQTVREIKREVNLKVLKVPEIEQKVLDATDDEPWGPHGTVLAEIAQATKKFSECQMVMNVLWTRLTETGRNWRFVYKSLAVIEYLVANGSERAVDDIIEHTFQISALSSFEYVEPSGKDMGINVRKKVENIVALLNNKDKIQEVRDKASATRDKYFGLSSTGITYKSGSAALGSSSSRGGDRYGGFGNSRDADAFSDSYKDRDRFGEDSFQKSTSKTRRGATGDNFDSSLKKGTSQEGRFQGTSAASKQVKNKNDNHGSPPSQSSTAPSNKYEDTFDDFDPRGTSSKPAAVIPNEVDLFGLLDAPASVPTENHGASNTSADVDLFADADFVSAPSNVDSGANVDLFSSHPASSTVDFFAAPDPVTTKVDKPFASQHEVKPLQSEQMNTTAVDPFAAVPLNNYDSSDFFGSFTSQTDSSPKEPVQKGSSDVSPSSISDKTQPPPKTGGFQVKSGIWADSLSRGLIDLNISAPKKVNLADVGVVGGLTETDDNAKATQPSYHMGRAMGSGSGLGISGFTSPSGDDFFSSSSSQDYQFGGFQK; encoded by the exons ATGGATTTCATGAAGGTGTTTGATCAAACTGTTCGCGAAAT CAAGAGGGAGGTGAATTTGAAGGTTTTGAAGGTTCCGGAAATCGAACAGAAG GTGCTCGATGCAACTGATGATGAACCTTGGGGGCCTCATGGTACTGTATTGGCAGAGATTGCACAAGCTACTAAGAAATT CTCAGAATGTCAGATGGTAATGAATGTTCTCTGGACAAGATTGACTGAAACTGGCCGGAACTGGAGATTTGTTTACAAG TCATTAGCAGTGATAGAGTATTTGGTGGCTAATGGATCTGAGCGAGCAGTAGATGACATAATCGAGCATACTTTTCAAATCTCG GCCCTTTCCAGTTTTGAATATGTTGAGCCAAGTGGGAAGGATATGGGAATCAATGTGCGGAAGAAGGTGGAGAACATAGTGGCTCTTTTAAATAACAAAGACAAGATACAAGAAGTAAGAGATAAGGCCTCTGCGACCCGTGATAA GTATTTTGGACTTTCGTCAACTGGAATAACATACAAGTCTGGTTCAGCGGCATTGGGTAGCAGTAGCTCTAGGGGTGGTGACCGGTATGGAGGCTTCGGCAATTCAAGAGATGCTGATGCATTTAGTGACAGCTATAAAGACAGGGACCGATTTGGCGAAGATAGTTTCCAGAAGAGTACTAGTAAGACACGCAGGGGAGCTACCGGTGACAATTTTGATAGTTCATTGAAGAAGGGAACCTCTCAAGAGGGCAG GTTTCAAGGCACTTCTGCTGCATCCAAGCAAGTGAAGAATAAGAATGATAATCATGGGTCACCACCCTCACAAAGCTCCACTGCGCCTTCTAATAAATATGAGGATacttttgatgattttgatcCTCGTGGAACCAGCTCTA AGCCTGCTGCTGTAATCCCTAATGAAGTGGATTTGTTTGGACTCCTTGATGCACCAGCATCGGTTCCCACTGAAAATCATGGTGCGAGTAACACTTCAGCAGATGTTGATCTGTTTGCCGATGCAGATTTTGTTTCAGCACCATCCAATGTGGATTCAGGG GCTAATGTCGATCTATTTTCATCCCATCCTGCTTCTTCAACAGTAGACTTTTTTGCTGCTCCTGATCCAGTGACAACAAAAGTAGATAAACCCTTTGCCTCCCAACATGAGGTCAAACCTTTACAGTCGGAGCAAATGAACACCACAGCAGTTGATCCATTTGCTGCGGTCCCGCTAAACAATTATGACAGCTCAGATTTCTTTGGTTCATTTACTTCTCAGACTGATTCATCCCCTAAAGAGCCCGTTCAAAAAGGTTCTTCTGATGTCAGTCCTAGCAGCATAAGTGATAAGACTCAACCTCCACCGAAGACTGGTGGGTTTCAAGTTAAATCTGGAATATGGGCAGATTCTTTAAGTCGTGGATTGATTGATCTTAATATAAGTGCAC CGAAGAAGGTAAATTTAGCAGATGTCGGCGTAGTGGGTGGCCTGACGGAAACAGATGATAATGCCAAGGCAACGCAACCTTCTTACCACATGGGCAGGGCTATGGGTTCAGGGTCTGGTCTTGGTATATCTGGTTTCACATCACCTAGTGGAGATGACTTCTTCTCAAGTTCCAGTAGCCAAGATTACCAATTTGGTGGTTTCCAGAAGTAA
- the LOC108224528 gene encoding vacuolar protein sorting-associated protein 32 homolog 2, giving the protein MFTRIFGKPKQEENAVATLDKLNETLEMLEKKEKVLLKKAAAEVEKAKEFTRAKNKRAAIQCLKRKRLYEQQVEQLGNFQLRIHDQMIMLEGAKATTETVDALRTGAAAMKAMQKATNIDDVDKTMDEINEQTENMKQIQDALSAPIGAAADFDEDELEAELEELEGAELEEQLLQPATTAPTTSVPIPAGRQQVRPARQQNTAEDDELAALQAEMAL; this is encoded by the exons ATGTTTACACGGATTTTCGGAAAGCCTAAGCAAGAGGAGAATGCTGTTGCTACGTTAGACAAGTTGAATGAG ACACTTGAGATGCTCGAGAAAAAAGAGAAAGTGCTATTGAAAAAAGCTGCGGCGGAAGTTGAAAAGGCCAAGGAGTTCACGCGAGCCAAAAATAAAAGAG CGGCAATACAGTGTTTGAAGAGGAAGAGACTTTACGAACAACAAGTGGAGCAGCTCGGAAATTTTCAGTTACGTATACATGATCAG ATGATTATGCTAGAAGGTGCAAAAGCTACAACAGAGACCGTTGATGCTTTGAGGACCGGAGCAGCTGCTATGAAGGCCATGCAGAAGGCAAC GAATATTGATGATGTTGACAAAACAATGGATGAGATTAATGAACAGACAGAGAACATGAAACAAATTCAAGATGCACTGTCAGCACCCATCGGAGCAGCAGCAGATTTTGATGAA GATGAGTTAGAAGCAGAGCTTGAAGAATTGGAAGGAGCTGAGTTGGAGGAACAGCTTCTTCAGCCTGCTACAACTGCCCCTACTACTTCTGTGCCTATTCCTGCAGGTAGGCAACAAGTACGTCCAGCTCGTCAGCAGAACACAGCTGAGGATGATGAACTTGCTGCATTGCAGGCAGAAATGGCACTATAG
- the LOC108221996 gene encoding transcription factor RAX2 — protein sequence MGRAPCCDKSKVKRGPWSPQEDEILKNYLQNHGTGGNWISLPLRAGLKRCGKSCRLRWLNYLRPDIKHGAFTPEEDGIIYNLYGILGSRWSVIAASLPGRTDNDVKNHWNTKLKKKLQATKDSYFAAIHQAPQSSNSTSSTNHNLNPNVEGNYDLGFSNIYQGNCFLQEEPSNAGVMHYTQTGNNVQEYSSVSDSSTAVDNNASEFLMDFGSGFGYDQMMSAGIWSNDQGQETLGEALINLPSNSYANSTVCQNVNDQFYGNY from the exons ATGGGAAGGGCACCTTGTTGTGATAAGAGTAAAGTGAAGAGAGGACCTTGGTCTCCCCAAGAAGATGAAATCTTGAAGAATTATCTGCAGAATCATGGCACTGGGGGGAACTGGATTTCTTTGCCTCTCAGAGCag GCCTTAAACGTTGCGGCAAGAGCTGCCGCCTGAGATGGCTTAATTATCTAAGGCCAGACATTAAGCATGGCGCTTTTACTCCTGAAGAAGACGGCATCATATATAATCTCTATGGTATTCTTGGAAGCAG ATGGTCTGTTATAGCTGCAAGTCTCCCTGGAAGAACAGACAATGATGTGAAGAATCACTGGAACACCAAACTCAAAAAAAAGCTCCAGGCTACAAAAGACTCCTACTTTGCTGCCATTCATCAAGCTCCTCAGAGTTCAAATTCAACTTCATCGACGAATCACAATTTAAATCCAAACGTCGAAGGTAATTATGATCTCGGGTTTTCAAATATCTATCAAGGCAACTGTTTTCTCCAGGAAGAGCCATCGAATGCTGGTGTTATGCATTATACACAAACTGGGAATAATGTCCAAGAATATTCAAGTGTTTCGGATTCATCTACTGCTGTGGACAACAATGCCTCTGAGTTTCTGATGGATTTTGGATCCGGATTCGGTTATGATCAGATGATGAGTGCTGGGATTTGGAGTAATGATCAAGGCCAGGAGACTCTCGGAGAAGCTCTCATCAATCTTCCAAGTAATTCGTATGCAAATTCAACCGTGTGTCAAAATGTCAATGACCAATTCTATGGAAATTACTAG
- the LOC108221904 gene encoding zinc finger CCCH domain-containing protein 23 codes for MMLGESEPLHRPNPTVQIPLYDDPTAEIHSPFSVTPNDHHSPHCTLTALHRYLPSVEDIDIPLDAFTCDHFRMYEFKVRRCARARSHDWTECPYAHPGEKARRRDPRKFHYSGNACPDFRKGACVRGDACEHAHGVFECWLHPARYRTQPCKDGTMCRRKVCFFAHTASQLRVLPPSSPSQLGIDSLSPGRCGFDSFFTGSELTPSLPSRLGCDSFVRKASFGSSPTSILYSPSESPPESPCGLLGFDSVSELSESMRGMQIGHGSMSMSVSPPWGFQMGSSYGSPRQCSMIRPGFMSLPGTPTRKMTRSGLGGFDLWDQSCEEEPAMERVESGKDLRAKMYAKLSKENSLVRVDSDNSGSELFK; via the coding sequence ATGATGCTCGGAGAATCAGAACCTCTTCATCGTCCAAATCCGACCGTCCAAATCCCCCTGTACGATGATCCAACGGCCGAGATTCACTCCCCATTTTCAGTCACTCCAAATGACCATCACTCACCTCACTGCACGTTAACGGCGTTACACCGTTACTTGCCGTCAGTTGAGGACATAGATATTCCCCTGGACGCGTTCACATGCGATCATTTCCGCATGTACGAGTTTAAAGTCAGGCGCTGCGCACGTGCCAGGTCACATGACTGGACGGAGTGTCCGTACGCTCATCCGGGAGAGAAGGCTCGCCGGAGGGATCCCCGGAAGTTCCATTATTCCGGCAATGCGTGCCCGGATTTCAGGAAAGGCGCGTGTGTTAGGGGCGACGCGTGTGAGCACGCGCATGGGGTTTTCGAGTGTTGGCTACACCCGGCTCGGTATCGGACTCAGCCGTGTAAAGATGGGACTATGTGTAGGAGGAAAGTGTGTTTTTTCGCACACACGGCGAGTCAGCTCCGAGTCCTCCCGCCGAGTTCGCCGAGTCAACTCGGGATTGACTCGCTGTCGCCGGGTCGGTGTGGGTTTGACTCGTTCTTTACTGGGTCCGAGTTGACACCGAGTTTACCGAGTCGACTCGGTTGTGACTCGTTCGTACGGAAGGCTTCGTTCGGGTCTTCTCCGACTTCGATTCTGTATTCGCCGAGTGAGTCTCCGCCCGAGTCGCCTTGCGGGTTGTTGGGGTTTGACTCGGTGAGTGAACTCAGTGAGTCAATGAGGGGCATGCAGATTGGGCATGGGAGCATGAGCATGAGTGTGAGTCCTCCATGGGGTTTTCAAATGGGTTCTTCATACGGGTCGCCCCGCCAGTGCTCAATGATCCGACCCGGGTTCATGAGCCTCCCGGGGACTCCAACTCGGAAGATGACTCGGTCTGGACTCGGTGGTTTTGATCTGTGGGACCAGTCCTGTGAAGAGGAGCCAGCAATGGAGCGAGTTGAGTCAGGGAAGGACCTCCGTGCTAAAATGTATGCCAAGTTGAGCAAGGAGAACTCGCTGGTCCGAGTTGACTCGGATAACTCGGGCTCGGAGCTTTTCAAGTAG